The Candidatus Eisenbacteria bacterium genome includes a region encoding these proteins:
- the adhP gene encoding alcohol dehydrogenase AdhP, which produces MAMTMKAAVVRAFGAPLTIEDVPIPTPEPGEVLVKVAACGVCHTDLHAADGDWPVKPTLPFVPGHEGAGVVAAVGSGVGGIKEGDPVGVAWLHDACGTCEYCITGWETLCEAQHNSGYSVNGAFAEYVVGSAAYVARLPDRPDFVAMAPILCAGVTTYKGIKETDTRPGQWLAISGIGGLGHLAVQYAKAMGLHVVALDVTEEKLALARSLGADVTVSVRAPDAAQQVVTQTGGGAHGVLVTAVSPAAFAQALRMVRRKGTVSLVGLPPGDFPTPIFDVVLKRITIRGSIVGTREDLAEAIQFAAAGKVRAHVHGAPLAEINRALSDLRAGNVDGRIVLRLM; this is translated from the coding sequence ATGGCGATGACGATGAAAGCGGCGGTGGTACGCGCCTTCGGTGCGCCGCTCACGATCGAGGACGTCCCGATCCCGACGCCGGAACCCGGCGAGGTCCTGGTTAAAGTCGCCGCGTGCGGCGTTTGCCACACGGACCTCCACGCGGCGGACGGCGACTGGCCGGTGAAACCGACGCTGCCGTTCGTTCCGGGTCACGAAGGGGCGGGGGTCGTGGCGGCCGTCGGCTCCGGCGTCGGCGGGATCAAGGAAGGAGACCCCGTCGGCGTCGCGTGGCTCCACGACGCGTGCGGCACGTGCGAGTACTGCATCACCGGCTGGGAGACGCTCTGCGAGGCGCAGCACAACAGCGGCTACAGCGTGAACGGCGCCTTCGCGGAGTACGTAGTCGGATCGGCGGCGTACGTCGCGCGGCTCCCCGACCGTCCCGACTTCGTCGCGATGGCGCCGATCCTCTGTGCGGGCGTCACCACCTACAAGGGCATCAAGGAGACGGATACCAGGCCGGGCCAGTGGCTCGCGATCTCCGGGATCGGCGGGCTCGGCCATCTGGCCGTGCAGTACGCCAAGGCGATGGGCCTGCACGTCGTAGCTCTGGACGTAACCGAGGAGAAGCTGGCCCTCGCCCGCTCGCTCGGCGCCGACGTGACCGTCAGCGTGAGGGCACCGGATGCCGCGCAGCAGGTCGTCACGCAGACGGGCGGCGGCGCGCACGGCGTGCTCGTGACGGCCGTGTCGCCGGCCGCCTTCGCCCAGGCGCTTCGGATGGTGCGGCGCAAGGGCACAGTGAGCCTGGTCGGCCTGCCACCTGGAGATTTCCCGACGCCGATCTTCGACGTCGTGCTGAAGCGAATCACGATCCGTGGCTCGATCGTCGGGACGCGGGAGGACCTCGCCGAAGCGATCCAATTCGCAGCCGCGGGCAAGGTGCGTGCTCACGTTCACGGGGCGCCCCTCGCAGAGATCAACCGGGCGCTGTCCGACCTCAGAGCAGGGAACGTCGACGGTCGGATCGTGCTCAGGTTGATGTAG
- the ppk2 gene encoding polyphosphate kinase 2 — translation MASREKASKDGGRARKERSERLGRRDYEKRLAKLHVDLVKLQEWVKHKGLKICIVFEGRDGAGKGGTIKAITERVSPRVFRVVALPTPTEREKSQMYLRRYVNHVPAAGEVVIWDRSWYNRAGVERVMGFCSEEETKRFLELAPAFEKIMVDEGIVLLKYWLEVGMEEQTRRLEARIHDGRKIWKLSPMDLESYRRWYDYSRARDEMFQATDTAWAPWYVVRSDDKRRARLNVITHLLSRIPYKKLPRDAIELPKRQKAHGYREPDYPYKFVPEKF, via the coding sequence ATGGCATCACGAGAGAAGGCGTCCAAAGACGGCGGCCGCGCCCGGAAGGAAAGATCGGAACGGCTCGGCCGCAGGGACTACGAGAAGCGTCTCGCCAAGCTGCACGTCGATCTCGTGAAGCTGCAGGAATGGGTCAAGCACAAGGGGCTCAAGATCTGCATCGTCTTCGAGGGCCGCGACGGCGCCGGCAAGGGCGGGACGATCAAGGCGATCACCGAGCGGGTGAGCCCGCGCGTGTTTCGCGTCGTCGCGCTGCCCACGCCGACCGAGCGCGAGAAGAGCCAGATGTACCTCAGGCGGTACGTGAACCACGTCCCCGCGGCGGGTGAGGTCGTGATCTGGGACCGCAGCTGGTACAACCGCGCCGGAGTCGAGCGCGTGATGGGCTTCTGCTCCGAGGAGGAGACGAAGCGGTTCCTCGAGCTCGCGCCGGCCTTCGAGAAGATCATGGTCGACGAGGGGATCGTCCTCCTCAAGTACTGGCTCGAGGTCGGCATGGAGGAGCAGACGCGCCGCCTCGAGGCGCGCATCCACGACGGCCGCAAGATCTGGAAGCTCTCGCCGATGGACCTCGAATCCTACCGACGCTGGTACGACTACTCGCGCGCACGCGACGAGATGTTCCAGGCGACCGACACGGCGTGGGCGCCCTGGTACGTCGTCCGCTCGGACGACAAGCGGCGCGCGCGCCTGAACGTCATCACGCACCTCTTGAGCCGGATCCCGTACAAGAAGCTGCCGCGCGACGCGATCGAGCTGCCGAAGCGCCAGAAGGCGCACGGCTACCGTGAGCCCGACTACCCGTATAAGTTCGTCCCGGAGAAGTTCTGA